A genome region from Pongo pygmaeus isolate AG05252 chromosome 17, NHGRI_mPonPyg2-v2.0_pri, whole genome shotgun sequence includes the following:
- the RIOK3 gene encoding serine/threonine-protein kinase RIO3 produces the protein MDLVGVASPEPGPAAAWGPSKCPWAIPQNTISCSLADVMSEQLAKELQLEEEAAIFPEVAVAEGPFITGENIDTSSDLMLAQMLQMDYDREYDAQLRREEKKFNGDSKVSISFENYRKVHPYEDSDSSEDEVDWQDTRDDPYRPAKPVPTPKKGFIGKGKDITTKHDEVVCGRKNTARMENFAPEFQVGDGIGMDLKLSNHVFNALKQHAYSEERRSARLHEKKEHSTAEKAVDPKTRLLMYKMVNSGMLETITGCISTGKESVVFHAYGGSMEDEKEDSKIIPTECAIKVFKTTLNEFKNRDKYIKDDFRFKDRFSKLNPRKIIRMWAEKEMHNLARMQRAGIPCPTVVLLKKHILVMSFIGHDQVPAPKLKEVKLNSEEMKEAYYQTLHLMRQLYHECTLVHADLSEYNMLWHAGKVWLIDVSQSVEPTHPHGLEFLFRDCRNVSQFFQKGGVKEALSERELFNAVSGLNISADNEADFLAEIEALEKMNEDHVQKNGRKAASFLKDGDPPLLYDE, from the exons tgTCCATGGGCTATCCCTCAAAATACAATATCTTGTTCTTTGGCTGATGTAATGAGTGAACAGCTGGCCAAAGAATTGCAGTTAGAAGAAGAAGCTGCCATTTTTCCTGAAGTTGC TGTTGCTGAAGGACCATTTATTACTGGAGAAAACATTGATACTTCCAGTGACCTTATGCTGGCTCAGATGCTACAGATGGACTATGACAGAGAATATGATGCACAGCTTAGgcgtgaagaaaaaaaattcaatggagATAGCAAAG TTtccatttcctttgaaaattatCGAAAAGTGCATCCTTATGAAGACAGCGATAGCTCTGAAGATGAGGTTGACTGGCAGGATACTCGTGATGATCCCTACAGACCAG CAAAACCGGTTCCCACTCCTAAAAAGGGCtttattggaaaaggaaaagatatcACCACCAAACATGATGAAGTAGTATGTGGGAGAAAGAACACAGCAAGAATGGAAAAT TTTGCACCTGAGTTTCAGGTAGGAgatggaattggaatggatttAAAACTATCAAACCATGTTTTCAATGCTTTAAAACAACATGCCTACTCAGAAGAACGTCGAAGTGCGCGCCTACATGAGAAAAAGGAGCATTCTACAGCA GAAAAAGCAGTTGATCCTAAGACACGTTTACTTATGTATAAAATGGTCAACTCTGGAATGTTGGAGACAATCACTGGCTGTATTAGTACAGGAAAGGAGTCTGTTGTCTTTCATGCATATGGAGGGAG catGGAGGATGAAAAGGAAGATAGTAAAATTATACCTACAGAATGTGCCATCAAGGTATTTAAAACAACCCTTAATGAGTTTAAGAATCGTGACAAATATATTAAAGATGATTTCAGGTTTAAAGATCGCTTCAGTAAACTAAATCCACGTAAGATCATCCGCATGTgggcagaaaaagaaatgcacaatCTTGCAAG AATGCAGAGAGCTGGAATTCCTTGTCCAACAGTTGTACTACTGAAGAAACACATTTTAGTTATGTCTTTTATTGGCCATGATCAAGTTCCAGCCCCTAAATTAAAAGAAGTAAAGCTCAATagtgaagaaatgaaagaagcctACTATCAGACTCTTCAT TTGATGCGGCAGTTATATCATGAATGTACGCTTGTCCATGCTGACCTCAGTGAGTATAACATGCTGTGGCATGCTGGAAAG GTCTGGTTGATCGATGTCAGTCAGTCAGTAGAACCTACCCACCCTCATGGCCTGGAGTTCTTGTTCCGGGACTGCAGGAATGTCTCGCAG TTTTTCCAGAAAGGAGGCGTCAAGGAAGCCCTTAGTGAACGAGAACTCTTCAATGCTGTTTCAGGCTTAAACATCTCAGCAGATAATGAAGCTGATTTTTTAGCTGAG atagAAGCTTTGGAGAAAATGAATGAAGATCACGTTCAGAAGAATGGAAGGAAAGctgcttcatttttgaaagatggaGACCCACCACTACTATATGATGAATAG